From Rhodococcus sp. B7740, one genomic window encodes:
- a CDS encoding CHRD domain-containing protein, whose translation MTRRSIPRPATSIRSTATALVGGTAALMLFAAAPAGADTPVAEPDSFTSAFTAMATPDQVLNGEGVATPGQPGAMGTFTLRINSDLDIVCYDIALEGVTGDYMSPAKTATHIHQAAAGAAGPPRLAFPNPTPIGDGPRTSSGCMQGPFTTGLTPAGATADSGAGFTLDRIEADPAAFAADTHTVDFSAGAVRGQLTQIPVGSVATGGGGSSLAAADSASSSVLPVVGAVALGAMVVAGVTFAARREVRS comes from the coding sequence ATGACCAGACGCTCGATTCCACGCCCGGCCACGTCGATCCGATCCACCGCCACAGCGCTCGTCGGTGGTACCGCGGCCCTGATGCTGTTCGCCGCTGCCCCGGCCGGTGCCGATACGCCTGTCGCCGAACCGGATTCGTTCACCAGCGCGTTCACGGCCATGGCCACTCCCGACCAGGTGCTCAACGGTGAGGGCGTCGCCACTCCGGGGCAGCCCGGCGCGATGGGTACCTTCACGCTGCGCATCAACTCCGACCTCGACATCGTCTGCTACGACATTGCGCTCGAAGGTGTCACCGGCGACTACATGAGCCCGGCCAAGACCGCCACGCACATTCACCAGGCTGCGGCGGGCGCAGCAGGACCTCCGCGTCTGGCATTCCCGAACCCGACGCCCATCGGCGACGGCCCACGCACCAGCAGCGGCTGCATGCAGGGACCGTTCACCACCGGGCTCACTCCGGCCGGCGCCACCGCCGACAGCGGTGCCGGATTCACGCTCGATCGGATCGAAGCCGATCCCGCGGCCTTCGCCGCCGACACTCACACCGTCGATTTCTCGGCGGGAGCGGTGCGCGGCCAGCTCACCCAGATTCCGGTCGGGTCCGTTGCGACCGGAGGCGGTGGATCGTCGCTCGCGGCGGCGGATTCGGCGTCGAGCTCGGTGCTGCCCGTCGTCGGTGCAGTGGCTCTGGGTGCGATGGTCGTCGCGGGCGTGACGTTCGCGGCTCGACGTGAGGTGCGGAGCTGA
- a CDS encoding RNA polymerase sigma factor: MSIGSVIELDFDVAAAYDEHASAMLGFAVNALRDRTLAEDCVQETFFRAWRARSRFEPRRGSLRTWLFAIERNVIVDVQRSLTRMPMPASDRIEDIDRGSGGVTRDTSPDVDERLRIVAALALLSPEHRQVVVAVHLGGSTYAELSESTGVAVRTLRTRTFYALRALRDHLDGQEES, translated from the coding sequence ATGAGCATCGGGAGCGTGATCGAACTGGACTTCGACGTCGCTGCCGCGTACGACGAGCACGCGTCGGCCATGCTCGGGTTCGCCGTCAACGCTCTGCGCGACAGAACTCTGGCCGAGGATTGCGTTCAGGAGACCTTCTTTCGGGCATGGCGAGCGCGATCCCGATTCGAGCCGAGGCGCGGGTCGCTGCGAACGTGGTTGTTCGCCATCGAACGCAATGTGATCGTCGATGTGCAACGGTCGCTGACCAGGATGCCGATGCCGGCGTCGGACCGGATCGAGGACATCGATCGGGGGTCGGGTGGGGTCACGCGTGACACCAGTCCCGACGTCGACGAGCGGCTCCGAATCGTCGCCGCACTCGCCCTGCTCTCCCCCGAGCATCGGCAGGTCGTCGTCGCAGTGCACCTCGGCGGCAGCACCTACGCCGAACTCTCGGAATCGACCGGAGTTGCCGTACGAACACTGCGCACCCGCACCTTCTATGCACTGCGGGCCCTACGAGACCACCTCGACGGACAGGAGGAATCATGA
- the rplJ gene encoding 50S ribosomal protein L10: MAKPEKVSAVSEITEQFKGSTAAVVTEYRGLSVSGLTQLRRALGEGATYSVAKNTLVKRAAAEAGVTGLDDLFVGPTAIAFIKGEPVDAAKAIKAFAKDNKALIVKGGYMDGATLSVDEINKIADLESREILLAKLAGAMKGNLSKAAGLFNAPASQFARLAFALQEKKAAGAPAAAEAPAETEAPAEAPAES, translated from the coding sequence ATGGCAAAGCCCGAAAAGGTCTCAGCAGTATCGGAGATCACCGAACAGTTCAAGGGTTCGACGGCTGCCGTCGTCACGGAATACCGTGGTCTTTCGGTGTCCGGTCTGACTCAGCTCCGGCGTGCGCTCGGCGAAGGTGCCACGTACTCCGTCGCCAAGAACACCCTGGTCAAGCGCGCAGCAGCCGAGGCCGGCGTCACCGGCCTCGACGACTTGTTCGTCGGACCGACCGCCATTGCATTCATCAAGGGCGAGCCGGTCGACGCAGCGAAGGCCATCAAGGCCTTCGCCAAGGACAACAAGGCCTTGATCGTCAAGGGCGGCTACATGGACGGCGCAACGCTGTCCGTGGACGAGATCAACAAGATCGCAGACCTCGAGTCGCGCGAAATCCTGTTGGCCAAGCTTGCCGGCGCCATGAAGGGCAACTTGTCGAAGGCTGCAGGCCTGTTCAACGCTCCCGCATCGCAGTTCGCGCGTCTGGCGTTCGCGTTGCAGGAGAAGAAGGCTGCCGGCGCACCCGCCGCAGCCGAGGCACCTGCAGAAACAGAAGCACCGGCGGAAGCTCCCGCCGAAAGCTGA
- a CDS encoding class F sortase yields MSSQPLSGTAPTAPAVDSVTPAPTRVSAVDIGLDEPLIGLGLTESGEMQVPTDYDDVGWFTGGGRPGAIGSPTVIAGHVDSTTGPAVFDRLSELGTGDVVEVEDEAGGRTTYRIDRIGDYGKTEFPTALVFGAVPADEIRLITCSGDFDAAVGSYERNLVLYGVRI; encoded by the coding sequence GTGTCCTCGCAGCCGTTGTCGGGCACTGCCCCGACTGCGCCCGCAGTGGACTCGGTGACACCGGCCCCGACGCGGGTGAGCGCCGTGGACATCGGTCTCGACGAGCCGTTGATCGGCCTGGGGCTCACCGAGTCGGGGGAGATGCAGGTGCCCACCGACTACGACGACGTCGGGTGGTTCACCGGAGGTGGCCGACCCGGTGCGATCGGCAGTCCGACGGTGATAGCCGGGCACGTCGACTCGACGACCGGTCCTGCGGTGTTCGATCGCCTCTCGGAACTCGGAACCGGAGATGTCGTCGAGGTCGAGGACGAGGCGGGTGGCCGAACCACGTACCGAATCGATCGGATCGGTGACTACGGCAAAACCGAGTTCCCGACCGCACTGGTCTTCGGAGCGGTGCCTGCCGACGAGATTCGGCTCATCACCTGTTCGGGTGACTTCGATGCAGCGGTGGGCAGCTACGAGCGCAACCTGGTTCTCTACGGGGTGCGCATCTGA
- a CDS encoding MMPL family transporter — protein sequence MTDTISRFDPQVTRGNIGDRWGRLVARRRWVVLAIWTLLAVGSAVLYPALQNSLVGANFSVPGTESSRADDLIERHFESFGSEQLVVTFTSESVNTSDPAFRERVGEVVGRLRQSPDVLRVVDPYETAGFVPTISQDGTSALAFVGIGGEASDRIAVAERVQEMIDAASGDGVEVAVTGYSPMTVDLTRVESEDAVRAESIGLPIAFVVLILAVGSMVAGIVPLVSTGIGVLAAFGMFALLSNVMTFDVLVTTVAAMFGLGLGIDYALFIVSRFREEIGRAGPSDDPDRTERAVGAAMGTAGHTIVISGLVVLIALGALAIVDVPAVRSISLVVALTIATVVVVAWTLLPAILAVLGTRIGAWSLPRRFQPPSVDEHDAAVPTWWSRWAQHVIERPWRYTAASAAVLLVCLIPIGSISYGVDLGAEALSAEPSGRANTVLTEKFAPGTISPITIVFTGENDSPLEPQQMATVNAFADSVRGDDRVAYALAQPEAGRSLLIVVPSVPIDSTQASDLVGSLREQAVAAGETDGTSVSVGGTTALVVDASDEISGKFGWVVAAVLGFSLVYLAVVFRSVVIPLKAVAMNLLVTGAALGATVAVFQWGWGSSLLGFESPGYIQVYLPVTVFAVVFGLSMDYEVFLIGRMREVFVRGASNDVAVVDGIEHTARPITAAAAIMIAVFASFLTADVLELKQFGFALAIAVLFDAVLVRMMMVPAMMKLFGERNWWPGSNRRRVDSGRYEAVGS from the coding sequence ATGACCGACACGATCTCGCGATTCGACCCGCAGGTGACGAGGGGAAACATCGGCGACCGGTGGGGTCGGCTCGTGGCGCGTCGGCGTTGGGTGGTGCTGGCGATCTGGACGCTGCTGGCGGTGGGATCGGCGGTTCTGTATCCGGCGCTGCAGAATTCGCTGGTCGGAGCCAACTTCTCGGTGCCGGGCACCGAATCGAGCCGGGCCGACGATCTGATCGAGCGCCACTTCGAGTCGTTCGGCTCGGAACAACTCGTCGTCACGTTCACCTCCGAATCGGTGAACACATCCGACCCGGCGTTCCGTGAGCGAGTGGGGGAGGTCGTGGGTCGGCTCCGGCAGTCCCCGGACGTGCTGCGGGTCGTCGACCCCTACGAGACCGCGGGCTTCGTCCCGACGATTTCGCAGGACGGCACGTCGGCGCTGGCGTTCGTCGGTATCGGCGGAGAGGCGAGCGATCGGATCGCGGTCGCAGAACGCGTGCAGGAGATGATCGACGCGGCATCCGGCGACGGCGTCGAGGTGGCGGTGACGGGGTATTCCCCGATGACGGTCGATCTCACCCGCGTCGAATCCGAGGATGCCGTACGGGCCGAGAGCATCGGTCTTCCCATCGCTTTCGTGGTTCTGATCCTGGCGGTGGGGTCGATGGTCGCAGGTATCGTGCCGTTGGTCTCCACCGGCATCGGCGTGCTGGCGGCATTCGGAATGTTCGCGCTGTTGTCCAACGTGATGACGTTCGACGTTCTCGTCACCACCGTCGCGGCGATGTTCGGTCTGGGTCTGGGAATCGACTATGCGCTGTTCATCGTCAGTCGATTCCGGGAGGAGATCGGGCGAGCCGGACCCTCGGACGATCCGGACCGGACGGAGCGCGCCGTCGGGGCGGCCATGGGCACCGCCGGGCACACCATCGTCATCTCCGGACTGGTCGTGTTGATCGCACTCGGAGCCCTGGCCATCGTCGATGTCCCCGCGGTACGCAGCATCTCGCTGGTCGTCGCACTCACCATCGCCACCGTGGTCGTGGTCGCCTGGACCCTGCTGCCGGCGATTCTCGCGGTACTGGGCACACGCATCGGAGCGTGGTCGCTGCCGCGCAGATTCCAACCCCCGTCGGTCGACGAGCACGACGCCGCGGTGCCCACGTGGTGGTCGAGATGGGCGCAGCACGTCATCGAGCGCCCGTGGCGTTACACGGCCGCGTCGGCCGCGGTCCTCCTCGTCTGCCTGATTCCCATCGGTTCCATCTCGTACGGTGTCGACCTCGGTGCCGAAGCGCTGAGCGCCGAACCGTCGGGACGGGCCAACACGGTCCTGACCGAGAAGTTCGCGCCCGGGACCATCTCACCCATCACCATCGTGTTCACGGGTGAGAACGACAGTCCGTTGGAACCGCAGCAGATGGCCACCGTCAACGCGTTCGCCGACTCCGTGCGCGGGGACGATCGCGTCGCCTACGCTTTGGCGCAGCCGGAGGCCGGGCGGTCGCTGCTGATCGTGGTTCCGTCGGTGCCGATCGACTCGACTCAGGCCTCCGATCTCGTCGGATCCCTGCGTGAGCAGGCGGTCGCTGCAGGCGAGACGGACGGCACGAGCGTCTCCGTGGGTGGCACCACCGCACTGGTGGTCGACGCCTCCGACGAGATCTCGGGCAAGTTCGGCTGGGTCGTCGCCGCTGTTCTCGGCTTCTCGCTCGTGTACTTGGCAGTCGTCTTCCGCAGCGTGGTGATTCCGCTCAAGGCGGTCGCGATGAACCTGCTCGTCACCGGAGCAGCGTTGGGTGCGACCGTCGCCGTCTTCCAATGGGGTTGGGGGTCGAGCCTTCTCGGCTTCGAGAGCCCGGGCTACATCCAGGTGTATCTACCGGTGACGGTGTTCGCGGTGGTCTTCGGCCTGTCGATGGACTACGAGGTGTTTCTCATCGGCCGCATGCGTGAGGTGTTCGTGCGGGGAGCGAGCAACGACGTGGCCGTCGTCGACGGCATCGAGCACACCGCCAGGCCGATCACGGCCGCCGCCGCGATCATGATCGCCGTGTTCGCCAGCTTCCTCACCGCCGACGTTCTCGAGCTCAAACAGTTCGGCTTCGCTCTCGCCATTGCAGTGCTGTTCGACGCGGTGCTGGTGCGGATGATGATGGTGCCCGCGATGATGAAGCTCTTCGGTGAGCGGAACTGGTGGCCCGGGTCGAACCGCAGGAGAGTCGACTCCGGGCGCTACGAGGCCGTCGGCAGCTGA
- a CDS encoding phosphatidylserine decarboxylase, with translation MSWIRWTLGLAVVPAAPFALFVYWRTRFFFRDPHREPPADPRAVVAPADGFVTYVKRVEAGSTAFAVKKGRTIVLDEIAGVSSTDSGYLIGIYMSEYSVHRNRIPVAGTVGMRRHRSAAPFNKSMARVGANLLTRRTPYDEGCDYLLTNERLTISIEHESGAVVTVTQIADLWVDRIVAHVAVGDTVERGEQYGMIRFGSQCDVFVPDALVDEITVRPGNYVFAGETTVARSPILVDGSQQNEEER, from the coding sequence ATGTCGTGGATTCGGTGGACACTCGGCCTCGCCGTGGTGCCGGCAGCTCCGTTCGCGCTGTTCGTGTACTGGCGAACGCGGTTCTTCTTCCGTGACCCGCACCGCGAACCGCCCGCCGATCCGCGGGCGGTGGTCGCGCCGGCCGACGGGTTCGTCACGTACGTCAAACGCGTGGAGGCGGGCAGTACCGCGTTCGCCGTCAAGAAAGGGCGGACGATCGTTCTCGACGAGATCGCCGGAGTCAGCTCGACCGACAGCGGTTACCTGATCGGGATCTACATGTCCGAATATTCGGTGCACCGCAATCGAATTCCGGTTGCGGGCACCGTCGGCATGCGTCGCCACCGGTCGGCTGCACCGTTCAACAAGTCGATGGCCAGGGTCGGCGCGAACCTGTTGACCCGACGCACTCCGTACGACGAGGGCTGCGACTACCTGCTCACCAACGAGCGGCTCACCATCTCGATCGAGCACGAGTCCGGTGCCGTGGTGACGGTGACGCAGATTGCCGATCTCTGGGTCGACCGCATCGTCGCGCACGTCGCCGTCGGTGACACCGTCGAACGCGGCGAGCAGTACGGGATGATCCGCTTCGGTTCTCAGTGCGATGTGTTCGTGCCGGACGCACTCGTCGACGAGATCACCGTCCGGCCAGGCAATTACGTGTTCGCCGGGGAGACGACGGTGGCCCGTTCACCGATCCTCGTCGACGGCAGTCAACAGAACGAAGAGGAACGATGA
- a CDS encoding SDR family oxidoreductase, which translates to MHVEALFGDGSLRPIWPHADALITNECPGLRFAGKYADVVALSNGDPTALRPFVDEDTRRRVADMAAPRTDTALVFGANGFLGAHLIGRLTRDSAVEVVYAMVRSTEEETALERLQRTFDQYEIVVDAGKIRIVEGTPTKFRFGLDKAAYYDLAAGVGQIFNCASSTDYTESYAELRDDWFVSVLRILEFSITSTRKHLTYVGSIGAHLYQKPEDFRRPDSWWYSGYAQMKWVNATLLGWLSMSDTYSVTLCEAPYILGSTELGRDPGRVYSFWRIIELAIAAGAIWDGPGMNYVPVDVMCDVMASNSLRGHPLTRLLPSNPTGYGHDLYAELLGLDLVSWDEFKERVSVRISPRFAETMLADNIDKLMRLVHKPEAILPVDHDISWCDHRRLFELYFDKAQLKTLTPAAVN; encoded by the coding sequence ATGCACGTAGAAGCACTGTTCGGAGACGGATCGTTGCGTCCGATCTGGCCGCACGCAGACGCTTTGATCACCAACGAATGCCCGGGGCTACGGTTCGCCGGGAAGTACGCCGACGTCGTTGCTCTGAGCAACGGCGATCCGACGGCGCTGCGACCGTTCGTCGACGAGGACACTCGCAGACGGGTGGCAGACATGGCAGCGCCGCGCACCGATACCGCACTCGTGTTCGGAGCCAACGGCTTTCTCGGTGCTCACCTGATCGGCCGCCTCACTCGTGATTCCGCCGTCGAGGTCGTCTACGCGATGGTTCGTTCCACCGAGGAAGAGACGGCTCTCGAGCGTCTGCAGCGCACGTTCGATCAGTACGAGATCGTGGTGGACGCCGGCAAGATCCGCATCGTCGAGGGCACGCCGACGAAGTTCCGGTTCGGTCTGGACAAGGCCGCCTACTACGACCTGGCTGCCGGAGTGGGGCAGATCTTCAACTGCGCCAGTTCGACCGACTACACCGAGAGCTACGCCGAGCTGCGCGACGACTGGTTCGTCAGCGTGCTGCGGATCCTCGAATTCAGCATCACCTCCACCCGTAAGCACCTGACGTACGTGGGAAGCATCGGTGCCCACCTGTACCAGAAGCCCGAGGACTTCCGTCGTCCCGATTCGTGGTGGTACTCCGGATACGCGCAGATGAAGTGGGTCAACGCAACGCTGCTGGGCTGGCTGTCGATGTCGGACACCTACTCCGTCACCCTGTGCGAAGCCCCCTACATCCTGGGCAGCACCGAACTCGGGCGTGATCCTGGCCGGGTCTACAGTTTCTGGCGGATCATCGAACTGGCGATCGCTGCCGGTGCCATCTGGGACGGCCCTGGCATGAACTACGTCCCCGTCGACGTGATGTGTGACGTGATGGCGAGCAACTCGCTGCGCGGTCATCCTCTGACGAGACTGTTGCCGAGCAATCCCACCGGCTACGGTCACGATCTCTATGCCGAACTGTTGGGGCTCGATCTGGTGAGTTGGGACGAGTTCAAGGAGCGCGTCAGCGTACGCATCTCACCTCGGTTCGCCGAGACGATGCTGGCCGACAACATCGACAAGCTCATGCGCCTGGTGCACAAGCCCGAGGCCATCCTGCCGGTCGACCACGACATCTCGTGGTGCGATCACCGTCGCCTCTTCGAGCTCTACTTCGACAAAGCACAGCTCAAGACGCTCACGCCCGCCGCCGTCAACTGA
- a CDS encoding alpha/beta fold hydrolase, translating into MRIEQGVAPTNSVEIAYEDMGSTDDPAVLLIMGLSAQLTLWPMDFCTRLVDAGYRVIRIDNRDIGLSTKMTGQKVRGSQILRLIRHEFGMSSDVPYTITDMAADAVGVLDHLDIDSAHVVGASMGGMITQVFAGSYPDRTKSVGILFSSTNEPFLPPPDPRALLPLIGGVGKDATKDEIIAHSAKTLAAIGSPGYRTPPEEQLEIAQVMYERNYNPSGVVRQMAAITGTGSLRPYTKKITAPTTVIHGTADKLVRPSGGKAIARAVPGAELTLIDGMAHDLPAALLDRIAGIILANFARAA; encoded by the coding sequence ATGAGAATCGAACAAGGTGTCGCGCCGACGAACTCCGTCGAGATCGCATACGAGGACATGGGGTCGACCGACGATCCCGCAGTGCTGCTCATCATGGGCCTGTCCGCGCAATTGACGTTGTGGCCCATGGACTTCTGCACCCGTCTCGTCGACGCCGGCTACCGGGTGATCCGCATCGACAACCGCGATATCGGGTTGTCCACCAAGATGACCGGGCAGAAGGTACGAGGTTCCCAGATCCTTCGGCTGATCCGGCACGAGTTCGGGATGTCCTCGGACGTGCCGTACACGATCACGGACATGGCGGCCGACGCCGTCGGCGTGCTGGACCATCTCGACATCGACTCGGCGCACGTCGTCGGTGCCTCCATGGGCGGAATGATCACCCAGGTGTTCGCCGGAAGTTATCCCGACCGAACGAAGTCTGTGGGCATCCTCTTCTCGAGCACCAACGAGCCGTTTCTACCGCCACCCGACCCACGCGCGCTGCTGCCGCTCATCGGCGGCGTCGGGAAGGACGCCACCAAGGACGAGATCATCGCGCACTCGGCGAAGACGCTCGCCGCGATCGGCTCCCCCGGCTACCGCACTCCGCCGGAAGAGCAGCTCGAGATCGCACAGGTGATGTACGAGCGGAACTACAACCCGTCCGGTGTCGTCCGGCAGATGGCCGCCATCACCGGCACCGGCAGTCTGCGGCCGTACACGAAGAAAATCACCGCACCCACCACGGTCATCCACGGCACCGCGGACAAACTGGTGCGACCGTCGGGAGGCAAGGCCATCGCCCGTGCCGTCCCCGGGGCCGAGTTGACGCTGATCGACGGCATGGCCCACGACCTGCCCGCAGCACTGCTGGACCGCATCGCCGGGATCATCCTGGCCAATTTCGCGCGAGCTGCGTAG
- a CDS encoding CocE/NonD family hydrolase, whose product MTAVEPHPLLQPVRDPSGGDAAAAWAAIVREEPRYPRVSVAANVRIPMSDGTVLRAYVFRPADASGRAVEGAFPTVLNLTPYNKLLIKGIDTILETPVLGRAIRAFSSAFDLTGTRFDGITELTRVVAGGAADLLSVNRHLVRSGYVQMIVDVRGTGSSSGTWDVLGRREQLDSLEVIEWARRRQWCNGRIGMAGISYSAINALQAAAKQPAGLDAVFAVEGSVDIVREIFATGGATSAFIPLWLAAVNGLKWAPAIGGIDPLAWLRDRARSPATNLLDLAKGFVSGGDPRIYDNEYYDTIDAVIEDIAAPTFLYGCWHDIFGGSAPDIYNRLPLERGYKQLLVGDGYHGNPGIGFGEPGFPPRLDVLERAWFDKWLRDVDNGIENYGPVTLRQQGGNWTAHGRFPAPQAQPRRLYLSAAASGTAPHAVADGSLTGLPSAESDVLTVRPSLRAVVSRDTTQVLAGVTAVLGGGFTYDNRFAEGGAVTFTTAPAESDTVLSGPMNLHVRVVCHAPEAMWAVMVCDVSPSGRSIVLSNGALLASRRAVDDERSLFAPNGDYTRPYHPLTEAALLPVPVGRPIELDIDILTTEAVIASGHRLRVSVFATDTPRFIPILPDLVRTRLRRQDIDIDPDDPSYLVVPVLGEPGW is encoded by the coding sequence ATGACTGCCGTAGAGCCACACCCCCTCCTGCAACCCGTACGCGATCCGAGCGGCGGGGACGCTGCGGCTGCATGGGCGGCGATCGTGCGCGAGGAGCCGCGCTACCCGAGAGTGTCGGTCGCGGCGAACGTCCGCATTCCGATGAGCGACGGAACTGTGCTGCGCGCATACGTCTTTCGCCCCGCGGACGCGTCGGGACGAGCGGTGGAGGGCGCGTTTCCCACCGTCCTGAACCTCACGCCCTACAACAAGCTGCTGATCAAGGGCATCGACACCATCCTCGAGACCCCGGTTCTGGGTCGTGCGATCCGAGCTTTCTCGTCCGCGTTCGACCTGACCGGAACCAGGTTCGACGGCATCACCGAGCTCACCCGGGTGGTAGCGGGCGGGGCGGCCGACCTGCTCTCGGTCAACCGTCATCTCGTGCGCAGCGGGTACGTGCAGATGATCGTCGACGTCCGCGGCACCGGAAGTTCCTCGGGCACCTGGGACGTGCTCGGCCGCCGGGAACAGCTCGACTCGCTCGAGGTGATCGAATGGGCCCGACGCAGGCAGTGGTGCAACGGCAGGATCGGGATGGCCGGAATCTCGTACTCCGCCATCAACGCCCTGCAGGCCGCAGCCAAGCAGCCTGCAGGCCTCGACGCGGTGTTCGCGGTCGAGGGGTCGGTGGACATCGTGCGCGAGATCTTCGCCACCGGAGGTGCCACCTCGGCGTTCATTCCGCTGTGGCTCGCGGCCGTCAACGGGCTCAAATGGGCACCTGCGATCGGCGGAATCGACCCGCTCGCCTGGCTCCGCGATCGCGCTCGATCCCCGGCCACGAATCTGCTCGACCTGGCCAAAGGCTTTGTCTCGGGCGGAGACCCGCGAATCTACGACAACGAGTACTACGACACCATCGATGCCGTCATCGAAGACATCGCGGCACCGACATTTCTGTACGGCTGCTGGCACGACATCTTCGGCGGGTCCGCACCCGACATCTACAACCGCCTCCCTCTCGAACGCGGATACAAGCAGCTGCTCGTCGGCGACGGATACCACGGCAACCCGGGAATCGGGTTCGGCGAGCCGGGCTTTCCACCTCGCCTGGACGTACTCGAACGCGCTTGGTTCGACAAGTGGCTGCGCGACGTCGACAACGGAATCGAGAACTACGGCCCCGTCACCCTGCGTCAGCAGGGCGGCAATTGGACTGCGCACGGGCGCTTTCCGGCTCCCCAGGCGCAACCGCGCCGGCTCTACCTGTCGGCAGCGGCATCGGGCACCGCGCCCCACGCCGTCGCCGACGGCAGCCTCACCGGCCTGCCGAGCGCCGAGTCCGATGTCCTGACGGTGCGCCCCTCGCTGCGAGCCGTCGTATCTCGGGACACCACACAGGTTCTCGCCGGTGTGACGGCAGTCCTGGGCGGCGGCTTCACCTACGACAATCGATTCGCCGAGGGCGGCGCAGTCACCTTCACCACCGCGCCTGCCGAGTCGGACACCGTGCTGTCCGGCCCCATGAATCTGCATGTGCGCGTCGTCTGCCATGCGCCGGAAGCGATGTGGGCCGTCATGGTCTGCGACGTCTCCCCGAGCGGCCGGTCGATCGTGCTGAGCAACGGTGCCCTGCTCGCCTCACGCCGTGCCGTCGACGACGAACGCTCACTGTTCGCTCCGAACGGCGATTACACCCGCCCGTACCATCCGCTCACCGAGGCAGCGCTGCTCCCGGTGCCCGTCGGCAGACCCATCGAACTCGACATCGACATCCTCACCACCGAAGCCGTCATCGCATCCGGCCACCGCCTCCGCGTGAGCGTATTCGCCACCGACACACCGCGGTTCATCCCGATTCTGCCGGATCTGGTGCGTACGCGTCTGCGCCGACAGGACATCGACATCGACCCGGACGATCCGAGCTACCTGGTGGTGCCGGTACTCGGTGAGCCAGGCTGGTAG
- the rplL gene encoding 50S ribosomal protein L7/L12: MAKLSTEELLDQFKELTLLELSEFVKAFEETFEVTAAAPVAVAAAGAPAAGGADAAEEQDEFDVVLESAGDKKIQVIKVVREVVSGLGLKEAKDLVESAPKAILEKVAKDAADAAKEKLEAAGAKISVK, from the coding sequence ATGGCGAAGCTCAGCACCGAAGAATTGCTCGACCAGTTCAAGGAGCTCACCCTCCTCGAGCTCAGCGAGTTCGTGAAGGCATTCGAGGAGACCTTCGAGGTCACCGCAGCTGCCCCCGTCGCCGTTGCTGCTGCCGGTGCACCGGCAGCCGGTGGCGCTGACGCTGCCGAGGAGCAGGACGAGTTCGACGTCGTCCTCGAGTCGGCCGGCGACAAGAAGATCCAGGTCATCAAGGTCGTCCGTGAGGTCGTTTCCGGCCTGGGCCTGAAGGAAGCCAAGGATCTCGTCGAGAGCGCTCCGAAGGCAATTCTGGAGAAGGTTGCCAAGGACGCAGCCGACGCCGCCAAGGAGAAGCTGGAAGCTGCCGGCGCGAAGATCTCCGTCAAGTAG